A single region of the Streptomyces sp. NBC_00425 genome encodes:
- a CDS encoding ricin-type beta-trefoil lectin domain protein, with product MPVTPARHWIRRVTVQTLAVGLVVMGLAALDRQEPPASLPAEPVAVSTGQIDVTPPPMGWASWNSFFSSIDSTAIKQQADALVSSGMAAAGYKYVNLDDGWWQGARDANGAIVVDENLWPGGMKAIADHIHGKGLKAGIYTDAGKQGCGYYYPTTRPAAPNTGMEGHYQQDLETFQRWGFDYVKIDWCGGRVEGLDQETQYKQISAANEAASAVTGRRLVLSFCEWGTGLPWNWATGHGDLWRTSDDVLFYKETPGLTKMYRNFDQALQPAAQHTGYYNDPDMMMVGLSGMTAQRNRLHMSLWSIAGAPLLAGNNVATMSAETRDILTNPEVLAVDQDPRGLQGVKVAEDTRDLQVYGKVLSGTGKRAVMLLNRTGSAADITVRWADLGLTGAPAAVRNAWTRTAAGSFATGYTTSVPADDAVLLTVSGTEAAGAAFEDTTTATTPVFTGVTAATAGTKLVDITYANGGGTARKASVQVNGQFTSVVAFPPTGSATAYRTVSVLAHLAKGANTVKFAAVSGGAAPDIDALRVQGIPGTDGVALVGSASHRCVDIDKNTHVNATQAQLWDCSGGRNETFAQTSRGELVVYGDKCLDADNSGTANGTKVIIWDCTGGTNQKWTAHPDGTVTNNLSGLCLDASNAATANGTKLLLWTCNGQNNQKWTLN from the coding sequence ATGCCCGTCACCCCTGCCCGTCATTGGATCAGACGCGTCACCGTGCAGACCCTCGCCGTCGGGCTCGTCGTCATGGGTCTGGCGGCCCTCGACCGGCAGGAGCCGCCGGCGTCCCTGCCCGCCGAACCGGTCGCCGTGAGCACCGGCCAGATCGACGTCACACCCCCGCCGATGGGCTGGGCGTCCTGGAACTCGTTCTTCAGCAGCATCGACTCCACCGCGATCAAGCAGCAGGCCGACGCACTGGTCTCCTCCGGCATGGCCGCGGCCGGCTACAAGTACGTCAACCTCGACGACGGCTGGTGGCAGGGCGCCCGCGACGCGAACGGCGCCATCGTCGTCGACGAGAACCTGTGGCCCGGCGGGATGAAGGCGATCGCCGACCACATCCACGGCAAGGGCCTCAAGGCCGGCATCTACACCGACGCGGGCAAGCAGGGCTGCGGCTACTACTACCCCACCACCCGCCCCGCCGCCCCCAACACCGGTATGGAGGGCCACTACCAGCAGGACCTGGAGACCTTCCAGCGCTGGGGCTTCGACTACGTCAAGATCGACTGGTGCGGCGGCCGGGTGGAGGGGCTGGACCAGGAGACCCAGTACAAGCAGATCTCCGCCGCGAACGAGGCCGCGTCGGCGGTCACCGGCCGCAGGCTCGTGCTGTCCTTCTGCGAGTGGGGCACCGGACTGCCCTGGAACTGGGCGACCGGACACGGCGACCTGTGGCGCACCAGCGACGACGTCCTCTTCTACAAGGAGACGCCGGGGCTGACGAAGATGTACCGCAACTTCGACCAGGCCCTGCAGCCCGCGGCCCAGCACACGGGGTACTACAACGACCCCGACATGATGATGGTCGGCCTCAGCGGCATGACCGCCCAGCGCAACCGGCTGCACATGAGCCTGTGGTCGATCGCCGGCGCCCCGCTGCTGGCGGGCAACAACGTGGCCACGATGAGCGCGGAGACCCGCGACATCCTCACCAACCCCGAGGTCCTCGCCGTCGACCAGGACCCGCGCGGGCTCCAGGGCGTCAAGGTCGCCGAGGACACACGCGATCTGCAGGTGTACGGCAAGGTGCTGTCCGGCACCGGCAAGCGCGCGGTGATGCTGCTCAACCGCACCGGCTCCGCCGCGGACATCACCGTCCGCTGGGCCGACCTCGGCCTGACCGGCGCCCCGGCCGCCGTGCGCAACGCCTGGACCCGCACCGCCGCCGGATCGTTCGCCACCGGGTACACCACGTCCGTACCCGCCGACGACGCCGTACTGCTGACCGTCTCCGGCACCGAGGCGGCCGGCGCCGCCTTCGAGGACACCACGACCGCCACCACCCCGGTCTTCACCGGTGTCACCGCCGCCACGGCGGGCACCAAGCTGGTCGACATCACCTACGCCAACGGCGGCGGCACGGCCCGCAAGGCCTCCGTCCAGGTCAACGGCCAGTTCACGTCTGTCGTGGCGTTCCCGCCGACCGGCTCGGCCACCGCCTACCGCACGGTGTCCGTGCTCGCACACCTGGCCAAGGGCGCGAACACCGTGAAGTTCGCCGCGGTCTCCGGCGGCGCCGCCCCGGACATCGACGCGCTACGCGTCCAGGGCATCCCCGGCACCGACGGTGTCGCCCTGGTCGGATCCGCCTCCCACCGCTGTGTGGACATCGACAAGAACACCCACGTCAACGCCACCCAGGCCCAGCTCTGGGACTGCTCCGGCGGACGCAACGAGACCTTCGCCCAGACCTCGCGCGGAGAACTCGTCGTCTACGGCGACAAGTGCCTGGACGCCGACAACAGCGGCACCGCCAACGGCACCAAGGTCATCATCTGGGACTGCACCGGCGGCACCAACCAGAAGTGGACCGCCCACCCCGACGGCACCGTCACCAACAACCTCTCGGGCCTGTGCCTCGACGCCTCCAACGCGGCGACCGCCAACGGCACCAAGCTGCTCCTGTGGACCTGCAACGGGCAGAACAACCAGAAGTGGACGCTGAACTGA
- a CDS encoding TerD family protein, producing MITLTKEDGPADLDGVTHLSIGVSWDPTAGSSGGVLGKLRRKTGTDLDLIAVAMQGADPVRLAGLDSLDPMGNRSLVHSGDNQTGHGDGDDETVTVEFARIPANITSIVFVAAAYKKGSSFQKARNISFKVYDATGGNPQQVADIWPSLLTQDNGCAVAKALRVGGTWKLEVINVTGKVKQGDEHALMRFAVSK from the coding sequence ATGATCACCCTCACCAAGGAAGACGGCCCGGCCGACCTGGACGGCGTCACCCACCTGTCCATCGGGGTCTCCTGGGATCCCACCGCCGGCAGCAGCGGCGGGGTGCTGGGCAAGCTGCGCCGCAAGACCGGCACCGACCTCGACCTGATCGCGGTCGCCATGCAGGGCGCGGACCCGGTGCGCCTCGCGGGTCTCGACTCACTCGACCCGATGGGCAACCGCTCCCTGGTGCACAGCGGTGACAACCAGACCGGGCACGGGGACGGGGACGACGAGACGGTGACCGTCGAGTTCGCCCGGATACCGGCCAACATCACGTCGATCGTGTTCGTCGCCGCGGCCTACAAGAAGGGCAGCTCCTTCCAGAAGGCGCGCAACATCAGCTTCAAGGTCTACGACGCGACCGGCGGCAACCCCCAGCAGGTCGCCGACATCTGGCCGAGCCTGCTCACCCAGGACAACGGCTGCGCCGTGGCGAAGGCCCTGCGGGTCGGCGGCACGTGGAAGCTCGAGGTGATCAACGTGACGGGCAAGGTCAAGCAGGGCGACGAACACGCCCTGATGCGTTTCGCCGTCAGCAAGTAA
- a CDS encoding ABC transporter permease, translating into MSALGRVVRSGVGRRRVQTLVIGLTAMIAVAASVLGGSLLVVSGAPFDDAFARQHGAHLSVEFDAARTDAGRAKETGSADGVAAVAGPFRTVSAAPRIRGGAGGWPMTVVGRGDPGGAVDDLTLTAGRWAARPGEIVLNADGSLFPALGLELTFPGLPGDPVLKAVGAARSVTGSADAWVTPAQAAALTTPERPGGHQMLYRFTAAGTAAQIAAGREAVTEGAETVTGTRSWLTVRASAERDTALYVPFLLTFGVLGLVMSVLIVGSVVAGAVGAGLTRIGVLKALGFTPAQVVRAYVGQALVPAAAGAVLGLLAGHLLAVPVMSDTADVYGATSLAVAPRVDAAVVAGVLGLVAVTAWASAWRAGRLRTVDALAVGRGARTDRGRWAARLAGRLPLARPFALGLTRPFARPARALATGTAILFGTTAITFTVGMGASLGEVTRARAHDAADVTVAAPLPQPGPDGPLPGTRPEPDTVAVAAAIDAQPATRAYYTTATARATVPGAAGTVAVVAFTGDASWGGYTLVSGRWIAGPGEAAVPTPFLTATGTHLGDTVTLGGLGDLGRSGGPGAAVTVRLVGEVLDPREDGMQVFTDAATLAPAHPDLTDTTQHIAVTSGTSAAGYADALNTSLEPLGVTARAGRVEGGSDMVATLNALSALLTLMLVAVAALGVLNAVVLDTRERVRELGVHKALGMTPRQTTAMVVTSVVLTGLAGGVLGVPLGVALHGWVVPAMGHSAGLRLPHSVLAVYPADRLALLATGGLLIAVLGALLPAGRAAAARTATALRTE; encoded by the coding sequence ATGAGCGCGCTGGGCCGGGTGGTGCGTTCGGGCGTGGGACGACGCCGGGTGCAGACGCTCGTGATCGGTCTGACCGCGATGATCGCGGTCGCCGCGTCCGTCCTGGGCGGTTCGCTGCTGGTGGTCTCGGGCGCGCCCTTCGACGACGCCTTCGCCCGGCAGCACGGCGCTCACCTGTCCGTCGAGTTCGACGCCGCCCGTACCGACGCCGGCCGGGCGAAGGAGACGGGGAGCGCCGACGGCGTGGCCGCCGTGGCAGGGCCGTTCCGCACGGTGTCGGCCGCCCCACGGATCCGCGGCGGCGCGGGCGGGTGGCCGATGACCGTCGTCGGCCGGGGCGACCCCGGCGGCGCGGTCGACGACCTGACGTTGACCGCCGGGCGCTGGGCCGCCCGGCCCGGCGAGATCGTGCTGAACGCCGACGGCTCGCTGTTTCCCGCCCTCGGTCTCGAACTGACCTTCCCGGGCCTGCCCGGCGACCCCGTCCTGAAGGCGGTGGGCGCGGCCCGTTCGGTCACCGGGAGCGCCGACGCGTGGGTGACACCGGCCCAGGCCGCCGCACTCACCACGCCCGAACGCCCCGGCGGGCACCAGATGCTCTACCGCTTCACCGCGGCCGGCACGGCCGCACAGATCGCGGCAGGCCGCGAGGCCGTGACGGAGGGGGCCGAGACGGTGACGGGAACACGGTCCTGGCTCACCGTCAGGGCGTCCGCCGAGCGCGACACCGCGCTGTACGTGCCCTTCCTCCTCACGTTCGGCGTCCTGGGCCTGGTCATGTCGGTGCTCATCGTGGGCAGCGTGGTCGCCGGCGCGGTGGGCGCGGGACTGACCCGGATCGGCGTCCTCAAGGCCCTCGGCTTCACGCCGGCGCAGGTCGTACGGGCCTACGTGGGCCAGGCGCTCGTCCCGGCGGCGGCAGGCGCGGTGCTCGGCCTCCTCGCGGGCCACCTGCTGGCCGTGCCGGTCATGTCCGACACGGCGGACGTGTACGGCGCCACGTCCCTGGCGGTGGCCCCCAGGGTCGACGCGGCCGTGGTCGCGGGCGTGCTCGGCCTGGTCGCGGTCACCGCCTGGGCGAGCGCCTGGCGGGCCGGCCGGCTGCGCACGGTCGACGCCCTCGCCGTCGGACGCGGCGCGCGGACGGACCGCGGGCGGTGGGCGGCACGCCTGGCCGGGCGGCTGCCCCTGGCACGGCCGTTCGCCCTGGGACTGACCCGCCCCTTCGCACGCCCCGCCCGTGCCCTGGCGACGGGGACGGCGATCCTGTTCGGCACCACCGCCATCACCTTCACCGTGGGCATGGGGGCGTCGCTCGGCGAGGTCACGAGGGCACGGGCCCACGACGCGGCCGACGTCACCGTCGCCGCGCCCCTGCCGCAGCCCGGCCCGGACGGGCCGCTCCCCGGCACACGGCCCGAGCCCGACACAGTCGCCGTCGCCGCGGCGATCGACGCCCAGCCCGCCACCCGGGCGTACTACACGACCGCGACGGCCCGGGCCACCGTTCCCGGCGCGGCCGGCACCGTCGCGGTGGTCGCCTTCACCGGCGACGCGTCCTGGGGCGGCTACACCCTGGTCTCCGGCCGCTGGATCGCCGGGCCCGGCGAGGCCGCCGTCCCCACGCCCTTCCTCACGGCCACCGGTACGCACCTCGGGGACACCGTCACGCTGGGCGGCCTGGGCGACCTGGGCCGGTCGGGCGGCCCGGGCGCGGCGGTCACGGTCCGGCTCGTCGGGGAGGTGCTCGACCCCCGCGAAGACGGCATGCAGGTGTTCACCGACGCAGCGACGCTCGCACCCGCACACCCTGACCTGACCGACACCACGCAGCACATCGCGGTGACCTCCGGCACCTCCGCCGCCGGTTATGCCGACGCGCTGAACACGAGCCTCGAACCACTGGGCGTCACCGCCCGGGCCGGCCGGGTCGAAGGCGGCAGCGACATGGTCGCCACCCTGAACGCGCTGTCCGCGCTCCTGACGCTGATGCTCGTCGCCGTGGCGGCGCTGGGCGTCCTCAACGCGGTGGTCCTCGACACCCGCGAGCGCGTCCGCGAACTCGGCGTCCACAAAGCCCTGGGCATGACCCCCCGGCAGACGACGGCGATGGTCGTCACCTCCGTCGTCCTCACCGGGCTGGCCGGCGGCGTCCTGGGCGTGCCGCTCGGCGTCGCCCTGCACGGCTGGGTCGTTCCCGCCATGGGCCACAGCGCCGGCCTGCGACTTCCGCACTCCGTCCTCGCCGTCTACCCCGCGGACCGACTGGCGCTGCTCGCCACGGGAGGCCTGCTCATCGCCGTCCTCGGGGCGCTGCTGCCCGCGGGCCGGGCGGCCGCGGCGCGCACCGCGACCGCCCTGCGCACCGAATAG
- a CDS encoding ABC transporter ATP-binding protein encodes MTEPLIELRDVSRRYDDGPPALHDVSLTVESGEAVAILGPSGSGKSTLLNLVAGLDRPDTGTVTVDGVRVDGLGEAAAARYRRTRVGMVFQFFHLLDDLTVADNVALPAQLAGMARGEAHRRAAELLETLGIDRHARAHPGRLSGGERQRVAVARALMNRPPLILADEPTGALDTAAGGDVSRLLRQLNAEGRTLVVVTHDVALARSCTSRTVRIVDGRIAADADAGDADAEDAHVRDVGVEDVTSRGAGVEAAR; translated from the coding sequence ATGACCGAGCCGCTGATCGAACTGCGCGACGTGAGCCGCAGATACGACGACGGGCCGCCCGCCCTGCACGACGTGTCGCTGACCGTGGAGTCCGGTGAGGCGGTCGCGATCCTCGGTCCGTCCGGCAGCGGCAAGTCCACGCTGCTGAACCTGGTCGCGGGCCTGGACCGGCCGGACACGGGGACCGTGACCGTGGACGGCGTACGGGTCGACGGGCTGGGCGAGGCCGCGGCGGCGCGCTACCGGCGCACCAGGGTCGGCATGGTCTTCCAGTTCTTCCACCTCCTCGACGATCTGACCGTCGCCGACAACGTCGCACTGCCGGCGCAGCTGGCCGGCATGGCGCGAGGAGAGGCGCACCGCCGCGCGGCGGAACTCCTCGAGACGCTCGGCATCGACCGGCACGCCCGCGCCCACCCGGGGCGGCTGTCCGGCGGTGAACGCCAACGCGTCGCGGTGGCAAGGGCGTTGATGAACCGCCCGCCGCTGATCCTGGCCGACGAGCCCACCGGCGCGCTGGACACGGCGGCCGGCGGCGACGTCAGCAGGCTGCTCAGACAGCTCAACGCCGAGGGCCGGACCCTGGTGGTGGTCACCCACGACGTCGCCCTGGCCCGCTCCTGCACCAGCCGCACCGTGCGGATCGTCGACGGCCGGATCGCCGCGGACGCCGATGCGGGGGACGCCGACGCGGAGGACGCCCACGTGCGGGACGTCGGCGTGGAGGACGTCACTTCGCGGGGCGCCGGCGTCGAGGCCGCCCGATGA
- a CDS encoding sensor histidine kinase, translating to MTNETTAVDRVRGAARRALLPTGPAPRLTRRGRQFDLAVAAVFAVTTVYYAVDVSDNQVREILPGVGRAIHPAGTPAAIALSALALVTSGALVMRRRFPLAVLCAVTCLALLTPQDVARLTFYPLVVAVYSAAAYSPYRIPTLVALPTAVLLVYTSGSSTTHVYPYQPGIVPNEYVVLWVLGPLAMAANGLRTWRVRTDEGRARLTAVEHEQAGALRRAVAEERARIARELHDVVTHNVSVMVIQAGAARRVMRAVPDDADEALLAVEASGRAAMTDLRHVMGLLTMDGGGQDADRAGDLAPQPGLEQLETLVGRVRDTGLPVGLEVSGVARPVPPGIGLTVYRVVQEALTNTVKHASGARASVRVEYSPDLLRVEVCDTGGVPGPGAVAGHGRGLLGLRERLSVYDGTLDNGRRLTGGYRVEALIPLEAP from the coding sequence GTGACGAACGAGACGACCGCGGTGGACCGGGTTCGCGGGGCAGCCCGCCGTGCGCTGCTCCCGACCGGGCCCGCGCCGCGCCTCACCCGGCGCGGCCGGCAGTTCGACCTGGCGGTGGCGGCGGTCTTCGCCGTCACCACCGTGTACTACGCCGTCGACGTCTCGGACAACCAGGTCCGCGAGATCCTCCCCGGCGTGGGGAGGGCGATCCACCCGGCGGGCACGCCTGCCGCGATCGCCCTGAGCGCCCTCGCGCTCGTCACCTCCGGCGCGCTGGTGATGCGCCGCCGCTTCCCCCTCGCCGTGCTCTGCGCGGTGACCTGCCTCGCGCTGCTCACCCCGCAGGACGTCGCCCGGCTGACGTTCTATCCCCTCGTGGTCGCCGTCTACAGCGCCGCCGCCTACAGCCCGTACAGGATTCCCACCCTGGTGGCCCTGCCGACGGCGGTCCTCCTGGTGTACACGTCGGGCTCCTCGACCACGCACGTCTACCCGTATCAGCCGGGCATCGTCCCGAACGAGTACGTGGTCCTGTGGGTCCTCGGGCCGCTGGCGATGGCCGCCAACGGCCTGCGTACCTGGCGGGTGCGCACCGACGAGGGCCGCGCACGGCTGACCGCCGTGGAACACGAGCAGGCCGGCGCGCTGCGTCGTGCCGTCGCCGAGGAGCGCGCCAGGATCGCCCGCGAACTGCACGACGTCGTCACCCACAACGTCAGCGTCATGGTCATCCAGGCCGGCGCCGCCCGCAGGGTCATGCGGGCCGTCCCCGACGACGCTGACGAGGCCCTGCTGGCCGTCGAGGCGAGCGGGCGGGCCGCGATGACCGATCTGCGTCACGTCATGGGCCTGCTCACCATGGACGGCGGCGGCCAGGACGCGGACCGCGCCGGGGACCTGGCCCCGCAGCCGGGGCTGGAGCAGCTGGAGACGCTCGTCGGGCGGGTCCGTGACACCGGTCTGCCGGTCGGCCTCGAGGTCAGCGGAGTGGCCCGCCCCGTACCGCCCGGCATCGGGCTCACCGTCTACCGCGTGGTCCAGGAGGCGCTGACCAACACCGTGAAACACGCGTCCGGGGCGCGGGCGAGCGTCCGCGTCGAGTACTCCCCGGACCTGTTGCGGGTGGAGGTCTGCGACACCGGCGGTGTTCCCGGCCCGGGCGCGGTCGCCGGCCACGGCCGCGGGCTGCTCGGACTGCGCGAGCGCCTCTCCGTGTACGACGGAACCCTGGACAACGGCCGGCGTCTGACGGGCGGTTACCGTGTCGAGGCGCTCATTCCCCTGGAGGCACCGTGA
- a CDS encoding response regulator — MTEPPPRVVLADDQTLVRTGFRMILRSDGIEVVAEATDGSEAVDAVRRTRPDVVLMDVRMPEMDGLEATRRILTGVPGEPRVIILTTFDLDRYVYAALSAGASGFLLKDVTPEQLISAVRTVRSGDALLAPTVTRRLVERFTRQGTESSAIHRDLASLTSREREVLGLVARGLSNAEVAGRLHLAETTVKTHVSRVLGKLQLRDRVQAVIAAYETGLVSVGERGSAQPAAEHP; from the coding sequence GTGACCGAGCCGCCGCCCCGCGTGGTGCTCGCCGACGACCAGACCCTCGTCCGGACCGGCTTCCGGATGATCCTGCGTTCCGACGGCATCGAGGTGGTCGCCGAGGCCACCGACGGATCCGAGGCCGTCGACGCGGTCCGGCGTACCCGGCCCGACGTGGTGCTGATGGACGTCCGGATGCCGGAGATGGACGGCCTGGAGGCCACCCGCCGCATCCTCACCGGCGTTCCGGGCGAACCCCGAGTGATCATCCTGACCACCTTCGACCTCGACCGGTACGTCTACGCGGCGCTGTCCGCCGGCGCGAGCGGCTTCCTGCTCAAGGACGTCACTCCCGAGCAGCTGATCTCGGCCGTCCGCACGGTCCGCTCCGGGGACGCCCTGCTCGCGCCCACCGTCACCCGGCGGCTCGTCGAACGGTTTACCCGACAAGGGACCGAGAGCAGCGCGATCCACCGCGACCTGGCCTCGCTGACCTCGCGTGAACGCGAAGTCCTGGGTCTGGTGGCCCGGGGGCTGAGCAACGCCGAGGTCGCCGGCCGTCTGCACCTGGCCGAGACCACGGTCAAGACCCATGTCTCGCGCGTCCTCGGCAAGCTGCAACTGCGCGACCGCGTCCAGGCCGTCATCGCCGCCTACGAGACCGGCCTGGTCAGCGTGGGCGAGCGGGGTTCCGCGCAGCCGGCCGCCGAGCACCCGTGA
- a CDS encoding methyltransferase domain-containing protein — MSAAGKGTSAWKSGAKRLLGRTGFDIVRSSNNLGGVDDFIPFEATMRAARAAGMSVGDHIDAVMNGTPGATQSTIDELRALGVFAAGPKTVLEIGPGSGRYLEKTLKECSPDRYEIYETAAPWADYLVNTFGVIAMPTEGSSLAPTSDGSVDLVQAHKVFNTVTFLCAVRYFFEMARVTRPGGRIVFDVMTETCLDPAAVRTWATQGGTGHGSFPAAMPRTMCVDLFATLGCGLEASFVAPLGVASTEVLVFHKAD; from the coding sequence ATGAGCGCAGCAGGCAAGGGCACGTCGGCATGGAAGTCGGGGGCCAAGCGGCTGTTGGGCCGTACGGGATTCGACATCGTGCGCAGCAGCAACAACCTGGGGGGCGTCGACGACTTCATCCCCTTCGAGGCGACGATGCGGGCCGCACGGGCGGCCGGCATGTCGGTCGGCGACCACATCGACGCCGTCATGAACGGGACGCCTGGAGCCACCCAGTCCACGATCGACGAACTCCGCGCTCTCGGCGTCTTCGCCGCCGGCCCGAAGACGGTGCTGGAGATCGGCCCCGGGTCCGGACGGTATCTGGAGAAGACGCTGAAGGAGTGTTCGCCGGACCGCTACGAGATCTACGAGACGGCGGCGCCGTGGGCCGACTACCTGGTGAACACGTTCGGCGTGATCGCCATGCCGACCGAGGGGTCCAGCCTCGCCCCGACGTCCGACGGGAGCGTCGACCTCGTTCAGGCGCACAAGGTCTTCAACACCGTGACCTTCCTCTGCGCCGTCCGCTACTTCTTCGAGATGGCACGTGTCACGCGGCCCGGTGGCCGGATCGTCTTCGACGTCATGACCGAGACCTGCCTGGACCCGGCCGCGGTGCGCACCTGGGCCACGCAGGGCGGGACGGGGCACGGGTCCTTCCCGGCCGCGATGCCTCGCACCATGTGCGTGGACCTCTTCGCGACGCTCGGCTGCGGCCTGGAGGCGAGCTTCGTGGCGCCCCTGGGCGTCGCCTCCACGGAGGTGCTCGTCTTCCACAAGGCGGACTGA
- a CDS encoding magnesium and cobalt transport protein CorA encodes MSMVGHLRKVANLALRSRRRVDLSHPARSPLGSTVVNCVVYRDGVRRPPSDSVEEAVRYARKHRGGFVWLGLHEPSAEEFAGAAELFGLHPLAAEDAVHARQRPKVEQYGDVLFAVFNTVTYVEHAELTATSEVVDTGSIMVFTGPDFVVTVRHGRHGSLGPLREDLEADPRQLAKGPSAVLHAIADHVVDDYVAVADAVQGDIEQAETDVFSPLSPRTADAGRIYQLKRELLEFKRAVVPLTRPLDRLATEPRSCVDPEIQTYFRNVAGHLLRVTEQIAAFDALLDSILQAHLAQVTVAQNEDMRKITAWAAIIAVPTMVCGVYGMNFDHMPELHWRFGYPLALAVMAVACVVIHRGFKRNGWL; translated from the coding sequence ATGTCGATGGTCGGCCACCTGCGCAAAGTCGCGAACCTGGCGCTGCGCAGCCGACGGCGTGTGGACCTCAGCCATCCGGCCCGCTCCCCGCTCGGTTCGACGGTCGTCAACTGCGTCGTCTACCGCGACGGAGTCCGCCGACCGCCGAGCGACTCCGTGGAGGAGGCCGTGCGGTACGCCCGCAAGCACCGGGGCGGATTCGTCTGGCTGGGCCTGCACGAACCGAGCGCGGAGGAATTCGCCGGAGCCGCGGAGCTCTTCGGTCTGCACCCGCTCGCCGCCGAGGACGCCGTCCACGCCCGCCAGCGCCCCAAGGTCGAGCAGTACGGCGACGTGCTGTTCGCCGTGTTCAACACCGTGACGTACGTCGAACACGCCGAACTGACCGCGACCAGCGAGGTCGTCGACACCGGGTCGATCATGGTCTTCACCGGCCCCGACTTCGTCGTCACCGTCCGCCACGGCCGGCACGGCTCCCTCGGACCCCTGCGGGAGGACCTCGAGGCGGATCCACGGCAACTGGCCAAGGGACCCTCCGCCGTTCTGCACGCCATCGCCGACCACGTCGTCGACGACTACGTCGCCGTCGCGGACGCGGTCCAGGGCGACATCGAGCAGGCCGAGACCGACGTGTTCTCCCCGCTCAGCCCCCGGACCGCCGACGCCGGCCGGATCTACCAGCTCAAGCGCGAACTCCTCGAGTTCAAGCGGGCCGTCGTCCCGCTCACCCGCCCCCTCGACCGGCTCGCCACCGAACCGAGGAGCTGCGTCGACCCGGAGATACAGACGTACTTCCGCAACGTCGCCGGCCATCTCCTGCGCGTCACGGAACAGATCGCCGCCTTCGACGCCCTGCTCGACTCGATCCTCCAGGCCCACCTGGCGCAGGTCACCGTCGCTCAGAACGAGGACATGCGCAAGATCACCGCCTGGGCCGCGATCATCGCCGTGCCCACCATGGTGTGCGGCGTCTACGGCATGAACTTCGACCACATGCCCGAGCTGCACTGGCGCTTCGGCTACCCCCTCGCCCTCGCCGTCATGGCCGTCGCCTGTGTCGTCATCCACCGCGGCTTCAAACGCAACGGCTGGCTCTAG
- a CDS encoding sigma-70 family RNA polymerase sigma factor — MITPVLPLSCEQRDTRRTAFDQHLTTTQPDDAATGWALAARTGDPDAVDRFVRALHPDVVRYVTYLSADRQLADDLAQDTFLRALGSLHRFEGRSSARTWLLSIARRTVVDSLRHAAARPRRADVDDWTIWAERAQPGGLPGFDDGVALLDLLDALPAERREAFVLTQLAGLPYAEAAEAGGCPVGTIRSRVARARATLVGLLEEAEGAAGAARAAGAQGGDGAEVLTAVAA; from the coding sequence GTGATCACTCCTGTCCTCCCCCTGTCGTGCGAACAGCGCGACACGCGGCGCACGGCGTTCGACCAGCACCTCACGACGACGCAGCCGGACGACGCGGCCACCGGCTGGGCGCTCGCCGCCCGCACCGGCGATCCCGACGCCGTCGACCGGTTCGTGCGGGCCCTGCACCCGGACGTCGTCCGCTACGTCACATACCTCTCCGCCGACCGCCAGCTGGCCGACGACCTCGCGCAGGACACGTTCCTGCGGGCGCTCGGCAGCCTGCACCGGTTCGAGGGGCGCTCCTCGGCACGCACCTGGCTGCTGTCCATCGCGCGCCGCACGGTCGTCGACAGCCTGCGTCACGCCGCCGCCCGGCCGCGCCGGGCCGACGTGGACGACTGGACGATCTGGGCCGAGCGCGCCCAGCCCGGCGGTCTGCCCGGCTTCGACGACGGCGTGGCCCTGCTCGACCTGCTGGACGCGCTGCCCGCCGAGCGCCGGGAGGCGTTCGTCCTCACGCAACTGGCGGGCCTGCCCTATGCGGAGGCGGCCGAGGCCGGCGGCTGCCCCGTCGGGACGATCCGCTCGCGGGTGGCCCGGGCCCGCGCGACCCTCGTCGGCCTCCTCGAGGAAGCCGAGGGGGCCGCAGGGGCCGCGAGGGCCGCGGGGGCCCAGGGAGGGGACGGGGCGGAGGTCCTGACCGCGGTCGCCGCCTGA